The sequence below is a genomic window from Neoarius graeffei isolate fNeoGra1 chromosome 4, fNeoGra1.pri, whole genome shotgun sequence.
CAAGCATCAATTTGTTGTTCTTGTGTCTCTAGAGCCAGAATAACACCAGAATATTCATGCATTGCACAATCAATTatttctgtgacgaatctcagtcatccaggtacatagtaatctgtggttggttgaagagagcaactggacttgcttgaagattcttgaaaacggttcacctctcatcctaaaggcatcctcagttctgtctgactactagggagtatccagtatttatcctctcatggatcatcatagaatccgaatcagaatcctgatggctgcattgtaggtggctgataaaagatgtcatagacacccacctctgttcaatgatggtcgttccaggttgacaaaaatgaacgatcctctctggctaagatgtctgccagttttctggaagtcctctcatagggatctcatcccaaagtgtgtagaaacatatctgtgacgaatctcagtcatccaggtacatagtaatctgtggttggttgaagagagcaaccggacttgcttgaagattcttgaagtgtttctacgcactttgggatgagatctctatgagaggacttccagaaaactggcagacatcttagccagagaggatcgttcatttttgtcaacctggaacaaccatcattgaacagaggtgggtgtctatgacatcttttatcagccacctacaatgcagccatcaggattctgattcggattctatgatgatccatgagaggataaatactggatactccctagtagtcagacagaactgaggaagcctttaggatgagaggcgaaacgttttcaagaatcttcaagcaagtccagttgctctcttcaaccaaccacagattacaatCAATTATTGTATTGACATACTTATTTGAACATTTGACTAAACTTGAGTAGAACAGAACTGCAAAAATTAATTATATTTTAAGCTCATTTTTTGTTGGCTTACACACAAGTACATGTGGCATCAAGCCTGAGCTTATAAAATTGGCTAATATTAGAACTTGGTGTTTATTTACTCCAGAGCATTAAATACCATTCATATAAACTGTTTGaccaaatcacatcacatcacacatgcGCTTCTCAAACACACTGAGACAGCAGACAAAGACAGTTTTAGTCAGCTAAAGCTGTTCTAAGTATAAGGTACACACATAACATGGGCTTATAATGCAGCAATGACCAACAACTGATAACAACTGCTGATTGATCATACAGAAACCAGACCAGAAACACCCTCGCTGTTTACTTCCTGTTCACACTTATCTGTAGTCAAATTATGCAGCAATCCTGAATCCTCACTTCATATTTCAGGAGTTTAAGTACAAAAATGAAGGCGCTgcattaatttgtgtgtgtgtgtgtgtgtgtgtgtgaaagtcacAAACACaatgaagaaaaacaaaacaccataggaaagaaggaaaagaggatATAATGAAGGAAATTAAATCTTGACTTTGAGAATATACTACAAACTTTCTGTCTCTGGGGGGAAAACTTTTACAGGAACAACTTGATTCTTTAATTAAAGAAAAAAGAATGATAAAACACTTTAAAGATTCTTTATTTAACAGTGTCCATAAAAACagagctataataataataataataataataatgccaaaCTACATCATACCTTCCACAAACAGCAGAGTGGGAGCAGAGTTAAGCAGATGTTCAAGAATGAGAAAGCCAGATGTGTACACTCACAGTTGAGCAGTGAACAGTTCACGGTTCTTGTTCTGTGTCTCCGAGTGAACACACACTGCCACATCATGACACTCCAAATCACAGCCTCGCACTGCAGTGACCCATGGACCTGCTCACGGAGTCAAAGTACAAAACACACAAATCAGATGCAGCAAATTCACAGCGCTGCCCTCAGCTGTGCGCCTCCCGGTATTCTTTCCACAGGAGGATCACAGCAGCGGCGGCGGCGCCACGTCGCGCGGAACCCCTGCGCTCGCGAGGCTTTTCTCCTTTCAGGAACATTTACAGCCACGGACACACGAAGAAGAGTGGAGCCAAACCGCCGCCATTTTGGGAAGGGCAAACTACAGCATCATCATAATAATCATCGCGCAGTGCAGTAGCCTATTTTGtcttgtttgattgattgatcttcatctcatctcattatctgtagccgctttatcctgttctacagggtcgcaggcaagctggagcctatcccagctgactacgggcgaaaggcggggtacaccctggacaagtcgccaggtcatcacagggctgacacatagacaaccattcacactcacattcacacctacggtcaatttagagtcaccagttaacctaacctgcatgtctttggactgtgggggaaaccggagcacccggaggaaacccgcgcggacacggggagaacatgcaaactccacacagaaaggccctcgccggccagagggctcgaacccaggaccttcttgctgtgaggcgacagcgctaaccactacaccaccgtgccgccctatttagtaaaataatgcacaaaatacataAACATAGTGTACATTACGATACACGGATAACACAAGAAAGTGTAGAACACTTATTTCCATCGTGGTCCGGCAATGGAAAAATTAATTATACACCAATTTACACCAGTGTTGTATATGTTTACCTACATTGTAGTCTTATTGTATTTTATTCCATTTtcgtcatctctctctctctgactgtcttTCGTATTTTCTGTTATGTTACATGTATGCACCAGAGCCTCACCATAAGCATTTCAATGTGCATACAAACTGACTTAACAAGAGCAGTCTTTACCCAATCATATGACTTTCTTGTTGGTCATAAATCCCCTTTAACCCCCATATAATGGTTAGGGTTAGAACCaaaaatacaattaaataaaacaaaaGTCCTAAACAGAATCAGTGGGTACAGtcaattaattaactaattaatttattgcttaattaattaactaattaatacATACGAACTGACTTAACCACAACAAGAGCAGTCTTTACCCAGTCATATGACTTTCTTGTTGGTCATAAACCCCCCTTAACCCCCATATAATGGTTAGGGTTAGAAGCAAAAATACAactaaataaaacaattaaaagtCCTGAACAGAATCAGTGGGTACAGtcaattaattaactaattaatttattgcttaattaattaactaattaatacATACAAACTGACTTAACAACAAGAGCAGTCTTTACCCAGTCATATGGCTTTCTTGTTGGTCATAAATCCTCCTTAACCCCCATATAATGGTTAGGGTTAGAAGCAAAAATGCAACTAAATAAAACAAAAGTCCTGAACAAAATCAGTAGGTACAGTCAATTAATTAACTAATTTGTTTACATACAAACTGACTTGACTTAACAACAAAAAGAGCAGTCTTTACCCAGCCATATGGCTTTCCTGCTGATCATAAATCCCCCTTAACCCCCATATAATGGTTAGGGTTAGAACCAAAATTCAACTAAATAAAACAATTATAAGTCCTAAACAGAATCAGTGGGTACAGTCAATTAATTAATGACTTATTAATGTaccttttttgggggggctttttcacctttattggataggacagtgtagaaacaggaaatgagcgagggagagagagacggggagggatcgggaaatggccttcaggtcggaatcgaacccgggtccccgggatttatggtatggcgccttatctacctgagccacgacgcccccattaatgtttaattaattaattaattaattaattaattagcttTGTTTCTTTTATGTTTCGGGTGAATTTAGAAGTGAAATACCTGGCTTCCCTTTGCGCCTGCAAAATGTTTTCTTGAATTTTTGAATGTTTGAACTACTACCTGCATTGCCAGCTCTTGTCCATGGCGTTATCAAGCGCATTTCTCTAATCAGCCACAAGGTGCCGCTGTAGGTTTATAATAACTTCAGAGCTTTACAGGGCCAAGTAGTGTGCTGTTTAACTAACCTGTCTTCAAACGCATTACAGTAGATAGGCTACATTTTGAAATATCATGGAGTGCAGATTGGTTCCCGATGTTCCATCCTAACAAAAACTTAAACTCATTTAGTTTATTCCAATTAGTGACGGAGTTAAAGTCTGCAGGACACAGTGAGTGTTTCACCGACCTTGTCGCTGGAGTTGGGCAATAAGGCCTTCGTATGCAAATTAGGCGCTGTAAGAGACGCCCCAGGCCGAAGCTGCGTCATGCGCTGCTCGCCATAACTGACCAATAGGAGTCTGTATGCAAATTAGAAGCTCACTGGGGTTCTCACGCTCCTGTTGAGCCAATAGGAGTCTGTATGCAAATTAGCAGGGGTATAAGAGACTGCTTTGGCTCGCGCGGCTTTATAGCCGGTGTGTTCTGTTGCGGGTTTCTGAGGAGACGAGGATTACTGTTAGCAGAGTTTACCTCACGGATTATTTACCTCATGTGCAACATGACCTATGAAGAATTTTGTGGAGATAACGCCACGGAAAGGTAATTTGCATAATGTGTGTTTGTTTTAGCGACATATAGGTGTTTGGTTGTAGCTCTTGGACATGACTAGTAACGCTTTTGGGAAGGGAGTGTGTAGTTTGTCCGGGCTTGCAGGAAAGACATGTCCAGGCACTTTTTCACTGAGTAGTTTGAGGGAACGCAACGATATCACGGTTTAATGCTGTTTTGACACTAGTGTGCTCGCTCAGAGTGTTTCCACAACGTATTTGTTGTTCTGCTTAACTTTTATCCTCTGTGCACGATAATGAATTCCGGTTTAGTTTAAATATAAACAGTGTGGATGTTTCCTCTACCTGTTCCAGTGAGGAGGGGGGGAATAAAGCTAACAGCTGTCTTGTACCTTTTGGACAGAATGGACTCTGTGGTGAAGGCACTGGAGGAGGTGCTGACTGCTGCTTTACCTCAGGGTTGCATCACAGTCGGAGTTTACGAGGCTGCAAAATCACTCAACGTGTAAGTTAAGAGTATTATTCGCATCCCTTACCTGAATGCATTCACACACGATCTGTTTCATGCTCATCATGCATGTCCTTTTGCTTCCCTCAGAGATCCGGACAACGTGGTCTTGTGTCTTCTGGCTACAGATGAAGAGGACGTCCATGATGTCGCCCTTCAAATCCACTTCACGTTGATCCAGGCCTTCTGCTGTGAAAACGACATCAACATTTTGCGTGTGAACAACATGAGACGGCTGGCTGAGATCCTGGATGGTGTCAAGCCAATGGGAGGAGAGCCAGTGGACCTGCACTGCATCTTAGTCACTGTACGTTCCATTTCCTTCCTCAGTGACTGTAAATGTCAACTATTTAAACGCAATGGGGAAACCCTGAGCCAATTGTCTCCTGCGTGCTTGGTTCTTTGGGCTTGCTCACACTACTTCCTCTTACGCAGGCTGTGGATTCGCATGCATGTCATACTGGTTACTCAGGACTGATCTTGGCTGGTGTCTTTGGAACGCCATCGTACTGTGAATCTTTTGTGCCAGTGACTGACTGGGCTGAGAGTTGTAGGGTTTTAGTTGCTGCCTTTGAAGTCGGCTTGTTAAAAGCTGCCCAATTcgtttgagtgtgtgtgatgtggCATTCCAGTCAGTCTGAGGCTGCAGCAAATTGGCAGCCCTACAGAGCATCTGACTCCAGTTACTGAGCTTTTTGCAGCTGCTTTGGGCTGACTTCACAACACTTCCTGCATGGCTGTTTGCGCAAGCAGTGTTTCCTGGAAAGAAATTTCTGTAACTTGACCACGGATTTGCAAATTAGAAAGGATTCTGTGAGAACAGCTGCTTTTTAGGTTAGCAAGCAGCACTTAAGTCACTTGCTGCCAAACTGGCTGTGTGGTCCAGGCTGCTTAAAGTTCTTTGTCTCTTCTGTTCGTGCTGTTGAGCGAGCAGGCATGCATGCAAAACTTCCTTTTTAAATAAGTGTCTTCAATGTCCAATTTAAACctctgattaacttgcatttgtgttcTTTGCAGAAGCCACAATCATCTGCATGCAAAGACCCAGCCTTGAGCAAACTGAATCGTTTCTGCAGAGACTGTCGCTGTTTGGATCAGTGGGTGCCGGTCATCAACCTGCCTGAACGATGAGGCCGAGTAGAAAGATCACGTCACAAATCACAAGCTAGTGCATCGTATTTGTGTATACCTGCCTTGGCAGAATCCCTGGACTGTCTTTACATTGCCACAAGGAGGATGACAGGAGGGaggaaaaatcaacaaaatgcAAGGAACAAGGAAATCTAATCCACCAGCCATGCTGATCAGGAGCATGGGGATTTTCTTTCAGGCTGCAGAGCGAGACATGAACAGGAAGCGTGACTCAGCAGGGTGTTAGCAATGTTGACACGGAATGAACCGCTCCTGCCTTTCTGGAATAAGACTGTGTACCGGAAATCAAAGGACCAGAATAAATCGGTGACTGCACCGAGCATGACTCGGACTGATGGATCACTAAACATGCTTCCGAAACAGAATGTTCTGGAACATGGAGAGGACTTAACTTATGATGTTTAATTATTACCTTTAATTATTCTAAATATTTAAATGGGGGGAAATGGTGTTTGGTTTTGCAAAACATTAGTTTTTTGTAAAGCTCTACTTTTTTGTGACCTGTTCCTTGTCTGTCTAATGTGTTAATTTAATGATTTTGTATTTATGTTGCAAAGTAGTTTTGTAAAACTGTTTAAATAAAATGAAAGAGCCACCTGACTTGGTTTCTGCAACATGCTTTCTGGCTTGTGTCTTGGGTAGCAAGTgtacactttttttggggggctgaGCACCGTTTCATGAGGTCAGGGTAACTCATGTTAGCGTGACCTCAGTCACGTTGTGCATAAGCTAACTTGAACTAGCTGTTTCGAAGTAATGCTGACACTGTACAGAACATGCATGGACCTGTCTGTATGTAATGTCTGCAGTAGTAAGTAGGCACGTGTTTAACTGGTTCATTGTTCTAAATGGAATACTGAACAAGCAAATGATTGTAGACCATTCAAATTTGGGAGGAATCAGTTCCATATTTTGGTGTAATGTGAAAGCAATTTTTTTTCCCATGAGAGAATTAAATAAAACTTTGACAAGCCACAGAGAGCAGAACTGAGGACTGTCCTGCTGGACTGAGGATGTTTACAGATGCAAGTAATTACTTTTTAAAGCCAATTTGTTAAAATGTGCATCAAGTTTGACCTTTTGTGCATTTTAAAGCTTCATCAAATTCAGATGGCATGACCAGCGTAGTGTAAAAACTGCCAAGCTCATTTAAAAAAAGCTTTTAATTTGGATCTCTGGCTGGAATGTGCATCGCTTGCATTTATTTTAAAACCAAAACTGCAGTGTTTTCAGCCTTTTCTATGATCTTCCTAAAACCAGTTATCAACAAATGTTCCCAATTTCTGTGTACACCAATAGGTTTGGCCATGTTGTCTCGTATGAAAATGCACCAACAGCAAAATGTTTTGCACTCTAAGCACATAATAGTATGGGCCATAATCTCGCAGTGCATCATTCACCCTTCTTTGTTTTGGCAACAGTAAAACAAGGACACTGAGCCCAGAGAAAACAGCCCACACCCTTGCTTTCCAACGAAACCAAAAATAGATGTACTAATGCACTCTGACAGCAGGAGAACTCTGTTCTGGTGTGTGCAGCAGCTGTACTATGGCTGACTACTTGGCCTCTGGGGTCTGTTGTCTTTACACAAAACAGGAGATAAGGGTCCTCACAGAGCCCAAAATAGCAGCAGCAGCTCCGAGACGGTGAGTATGTCAAGCATACCTAGCAGCAGGCTATGTTTTAGGGACAAAGGAGACCTGAAAGAAATGCCAATGGCATGAGTCAAAGCCAATCGAGACTGGGTATAGCTAAAAATAATCTTGAAAGCAGGCTGAGCACTTCCtgccagagctgagagggaagtgGTTGGCATGGATAAATGCCATTTGCTTTTGGAGCATGAAGGCCAGCTGTAATTCAGTGAGAGGCACCTGGTAAGAAGTCCAATGGTCAATTCAACCTGACCTGGTAAACAAAAAGAGAACATTAGGAGGAAGAAAGAGTTCTCATGAATTTTCTCTCTTCACTGATGAAATTCACTAATGCATCAAAGGTGGGAAGATTCAGAGAGTGAGAAAGGTTTATAGTCTGTCATTTCTAGTCATTTCCAACTACGAGTTCCACCCCCTTTACACAGCAATACTAGAAACTTCAAGTTAAAAATTAAGTTTCCACTTTAGAGAGACCTGGTGGAGGCATTTGTAGACATGGGAACAAAAAACTTCTCACGTTATCTCCACACTGGTGAGCACTGAGGAATTTCCCGAGCTGATGTTCAGTTTTTCTCACTTTTCAGAGGGAAGGAATGCAGCCGCAAGCaaagggaaggggagagagacagagcgcaGCCGCTATTATGTGAGCCACGAAGCTTGTTAGAAGCACCACGAAAGCTATTCCCATGACTCAAGGAATGCAAACTTATTAAGAGGTTCTAACGGCAGAGATACAGGTCAAACTCAGGcagcataagggtcacaaatgtcCAAAAAGCAGTTATATTAGTTGTAAATTTACTGATTTGTTTTTCCGGTTCATAAAACATTGGAATGTTACTCCTAACTCAGAATTGTTGAGTATGCTTTTAGTGGTCTCAGGTCAGTAAAAATAGACAAAAGGCTAAACTGCAGTGCCACTGACCAGCTCATCTTTAAGGACTGACTGAATCCTTCCTCTGACGCTCTGTCTGAACCCACACTAAAGACAGGTCAGATATTGAATGTATTCCACATACTGGATTTATCATTGAGCTTGTACTACAAGCAAGAAGGCAATTCAATCAGGAAAGGCAACTAGACCACAAAGTTAAGTTCATCACTCACTGTAGGAAACACAAATACGTACAAACTGACCTGATTTGGGGAGTGACAAAGGGATGGATCATTACAAAACACTGATCTGACCTAAAGGCTCCAACACGCATGTTAGTCGAAAGGTTTTCCTGAAACTCACTCAATCAGCCCTATCTGATCAGATTATGTATACTAACAATAAATTAGGAATAATACACCACAGTATTATATAACCCTGACATATATCATGCTTAACACTTACTGATATAACACCTACAGTACTGTGAACAGCAAAATGCCCACGCAGCTCGATCCATCACTCACAAATTTCAACAATGGTTTACGGAGGAGCAGCAGGTAATGTTGTctactcacagctccagggtcccacaTTACTGTCTCTGTGGAGTTTCATGTGTTCCTTCCACCCTTCAAAAAACTGCTAATAGGCTGATTAGTGACTGTAAATTGCCTCTTTGTGTGACTGAATGTGTTTGCATGGTGCTTTGTGAtggatggactggtgtcccatcctgGGTGTGTTCCTGCCTCGTGGCCAGTT
It includes:
- the gadd45ab gene encoding growth arrest and DNA-damage-inducible, alpha, b encodes the protein MCNMTYEEFCGDNATERMDSVVKALEEVLTAALPQGCITVGVYEAAKSLNVDPDNVVLCLLATDEEDVHDVALQIHFTLIQAFCCENDINILRVNNMRRLAEILDGVKPMGGEPVDLHCILVTKPQSSACKDPALSKLNRFCRDCRCLDQWVPVINLPER